The nucleotide window GGGCGCTCGCGCCGGGGCAGGTGCTCCTCCTCGAGAACCTCCGCTTCCACGCCGAGGAGGAGGCCAACGACGAGGCATTCGCCCGCGGGCTCGCCGCGCTCGCCGACGTGTACGTCGACGACGCCTTCGCGGCGGCCCATCGCGCGCACGCCTCCATCGAGGCCATCACACACTTCCTCAAGCCCGCGGCGGCCGGACTCCTCATGAGCCGCGAGCTCGAGGCGCTGGCACGGATCTTCGAGCATCCCAAGCGGCCGCTGCTCGCGGTGCTGGGGGGCGCGAAAGTGTCTGACAAGCTCGCCCTCGTCGAGAGCCTGCTCGACAAGGTGGACGGGCTCCTCGTGGGGGGCGGGATGGCCTTCACGTTCCTCGCCGCGCTCGGGCACGACGTCGGGCGCTCGCTGCTCGAGCGCGACCGCGTCGAGGCGGCGCGGCAGGCGCTGGATCGCGCGCGGACGCGCGGGATCACGGTGCGCCTGCCCGTGGATGTCGTGGCGGCGTCGGGCGTCGACGCAGCCTCCGGCCGGCCGGTCTCGGTGCGGGAGATTCCGCGCGAGCTCATGGGGCTCGATATCGGCGAGGGCACGGTCACCCAGTTCGCGGCGGCGCTGAAGTCCGCGGCCACCATCGTGTGGAACGGGCCGATGGGCGTGTTCGAGAAGCCGCCGTTCGCCGCCGGCACCCTCGGGGTGGCCCGTGCGGTGGCGGCGAGCGGCGCCTTCTCGGTAATCGGGGGCGGGGACACCATCGCCGCCGTGCAGGCCGCCGGGGTCACCGAGCGGATCGGCTACATCTCGACGGCGGGGGGCGCCTTCCTCGAGTTCCTGGAGGGCCGCGTGCTGCCGGGCGTGGCCGCCCTCACGGACGCGACCTGATGCGTACGCCCCTCGTCGTCGGCAACTGGAAGATGAACACGGGTCGCCCGGCCGAGGCGCGCGAGCTCGCTCAGGCGGTGCGCGACGGGCTCAAGCGCCCGCGCGGCGTCGAGATCGGGCTGTGCCCGCCCGCAACCGCGCTCGCCGCGGTGGCGGAGGTGCTCGCGGGCTCGCCACTGCTTCTCGGCGCGCAGACGTGCCACTGGGAAGACTCCGGCGCCTTCACCGGCGAGGTCTCGCCGCCGATGCTGGCGGCCGTCGGCTGTCGCCTGGTGCTGGTGGGCCATAGCGAGCGGCGTCATCTCTTCCACGAGACGGACGACGATGCGCGACGGAAGGTGCAGGCATTGCTGCGCCATCACGTCACCCCGGTACTCTGCGTGGGCGAGACCGCCGAAGAGCGTCGACAGGGACTCACGTTCACGGTGGTCGAGGGGCAGCTCCGCGCCGGCTGGGCCGGCCTCGGCGCCGAGGACATCGCGCGCTGCCTGCTCGCCTACGAGCCGGTGTGGGCCATCGGCACCGGTCAGAACGCCACGCCGGCCCAGGCCGCCGAGGTGCACGGCTACCTGCGCGGGATCATCTCGGAGCTCGCCTCCAAGGAGGTCGCGCAGACCGTGCGCATCCTCTATGGCGGCAGCGTCAAGGCCGACAACGCCGCCGACCTCGCCCAGGAGCCGGAGATCGACGGCGCCCTCGTGGGCGGCGCGAGCCTGCAGGCCGCCGGCTTCATCGCCATCGTCAAGAAATCCGCCGCGAAGAGCGGCGGCGCAAAGGAGTGAGACGGCCGTGTTCATACTCGTCGTGATCGTCCACGTCATCGTGTGCCTGATGATC belongs to Candidatus Methylomirabilota bacterium and includes:
- a CDS encoding phosphoglycerate kinase, encoding MAKLSVAQVDLAGKRVFLRVDFNVPLKDSRVSDDTRITAALPTLQHCLDHGASVVIASHLGRPKGKPDPAFSLAPVGTHLESLLGRPVPLAPDCVGPDVERLAGALAPGQVLLLENLRFHAEEEANDEAFARGLAALADVYVDDAFAAAHRAHASIEAITHFLKPAAAGLLMSRELEALARIFEHPKRPLLAVLGGAKVSDKLALVESLLDKVDGLLVGGGMAFTFLAALGHDVGRSLLERDRVEAARQALDRARTRGITVRLPVDVVAASGVDAASGRPVSVREIPRELMGLDIGEGTVTQFAAALKSAATIVWNGPMGVFEKPPFAAGTLGVARAVAASGAFSVIGGGDTIAAVQAAGVTERIGYISTAGGAFLEFLEGRVLPGVAALTDAT
- the tpiA gene encoding triose-phosphate isomerase — translated: MRTPLVVGNWKMNTGRPAEARELAQAVRDGLKRPRGVEIGLCPPATALAAVAEVLAGSPLLLGAQTCHWEDSGAFTGEVSPPMLAAVGCRLVLVGHSERRHLFHETDDDARRKVQALLRHHVTPVLCVGETAEERRQGLTFTVVEGQLRAGWAGLGAEDIARCLLAYEPVWAIGTGQNATPAQAAEVHGYLRGIISELASKEVAQTVRILYGGSVKADNAADLAQEPEIDGALVGGASLQAAGFIAIVKKSAAKSGGAKE